In the genome of Dromiciops gliroides isolate mDroGli1 chromosome 1, mDroGli1.pri, whole genome shotgun sequence, the window AGGCAGAGAGGCCAGTTACAGTAGTCAAGGTGACAAGTAATGAGAACTTGAACTGGGTTAGTgctgggagaggagagaatgggactGAATCATGAAAGATGGAGGCTGAATTACTTGGAATAATGGAAATAACCCTGGAATTGtggccagaggacctgggtttgaatctctcctcttctgtttatttcttctaaactacttaacttctctatccctcagtttccctatctgtgaaGTGAAGGAGTTGAAGTgaatttatgttattttaaatttatggaataaattgAAGTAAATTCTTGGGTTTCTTCTGGTTCTAAGTTCTCTATAAAGTCTTGGCAACTGATCCAACAAGGGATagtgaaagaaaaggaggaaacaagACTGGCAAAGCTGGTCAGGGCCAGAGTGCAGATGGGCTTGAATGCTCTCTGGTCTTATGGGGCTAATAATCCTTACCTAGGACGGTTGTgaagaaaggactttgtaaacctttaagctttagagaaatgttagctattattacttctCTGTGCCCTCTGTCTTCATCCTGTTCCCTCCTCAGTGTGCTTGGACACCAACCTACCCTGgatagaagagaggaagaaacaagAGAGGAGGCCCTACAGAAattgagggagagaaaataaagggatgaGTGGAACTCTAGGTCTCAGGATACCACCAAGAGAGCTTTGTGATTGCAGAGAGGCTAGAGGAGGGCACACCCTATGATgaggatttcctttttttttttttgcagggcagtgagggttaagtgacttgcccagggtaacacagctagtaagtgtcaagtgtctgaggcctgatttgaattcaggttctcctgaatccagggctggtgctttatctactgtgcctcctagctgcccccatggattgAGGTAGCttttgtggggggaagggagaatgaaGGGGACCCCACAACAGTGGTGAGTCCTAGGCTGGGCTCCGGGGCTTTTGGAACTGGGAGGGGCATCTACTTGATGTCTTGAACCTCAGCTTTCCCTACTGTATATCCAGGTGGAGACAGCAGAGAACCATGGAGATTCTCCTCTATGTTTTGCTGGGAACCCTGTTGTTTGTGGAGTCTGGTGAGTCCCTGGGACTCGGGATGGGAGACCCCAAGACTCGGAAGGAGGCAGACAGATTGCTAGGttgttctctccctttctctacagTGAAGGGGAAGGATTCAGCGCTAGGGTCAGGTTGGGCTGGGAGAGGATGAGCTGGAAGTCCTGGAAGCTTCAGGGAAGTTGGAGGTGCAGCTTATAGAGAGAGGAATGTAGCGTGCTGAACAGGGTTGAGCTGGAGGAGGAGCAGCCGCTTCTCCAGCAGCTGGGAAAGGACACAAGGGGAGAAGGGAACGTAGCACTCGCTGTCTGCCATGCTTTTTGTGAGCTCAGTTGGCAAATCCTGTGGTTGTGCGTGTGGTGAGGGGTGGTTTGCTTTTTGGCAGCTGGTGTTATTTGTGAGCTGAGTGAAgtggtgtctgtgtgtgtgtgtgtgtgtgtgtgtgtgtgtgtgtgtgtgtgtgctagtGAGTGAGTGCATGTGCATGATCAGGTTTGGGCACCCAGTGAATTGTCCACGAACCCAGTGAGTGGTGTGAGTTATGGGTGCTGGTGGAGGTGGGGTGGACAGGATGGGAAATTCTTCCCATCCATAGCCCATTCCTCTAAACCTTAGGAAGCCTGGGAGTCCAAGTTGTGGGGCAGGAGGCAGCTCTCACTCAAGACTCTCCCTTGCTTCTGGGCTGGGGCACTTGGGTTTCGCCTTGCCCAGCATCCTCATGGGGGTGTCCCTGGGATGCTGGGCTCTCTTCCTGGCAAGGTTGCTGCTCTGATTTCTGTCTGCTTCTCTGCAGCTCACTGCTTGCAGTGTTTATCCTGTGCTGGGGTCAATGACTTAAGCTCATGTCGGCCTAAGACTtgtacagctgaggaaaccaTCTGTGCCAAGGCCGTGCTGACTTCACAACTTGGTGAGTTCTGCTCGAGTCTGGCCAGGGTTCAGAGCTTGAGGTATGGAAGCTTGGGACCCTGCAGTGtctaggagggagggaagaaggaggagtggcaggggaggggggggggactgCAGAGAGCATCCAGTCCCACCCACAGCCCATGACCTCTAGATCATCACTGATacatggtcatccagcctccttTGAAGACCTGCAGGAAGagcaccctcccttccctgcaaGGAAGCCCATTCAAGTATTGGATTGCTCTTCTTGGCCACTATCAATcaaccaatgagcatttattcagcacttaccatgtatcaggcactgtgctgtaggtagtgaagcttcaaagaaaaatgaccaaaataGGGATTTCCCTCAAGATGTTCCCTTTCTGTTGGAGGAAACTACATTTATAAATGGTGTAGAGAAAtagatgcaaaataaatgcaaggtaatttagGGTTGTTgggcatgtaggtggcacagtagatagagtgctgggcttgaagacatctttctgagttcaaatctggcttcagacactagctgtgtgagcttgacTAAGTAGTATACCCTCTCTGAGCTTTATTACCCTACCAACCTCACAGGAGAGGTGTGATACTCCAATGATGGCACTTGCTGGGGGTTAAGGAAGTAGAATGAAGGAGCTaggacttgtcttcctgagttcaaatctggcctcagacacttcctagctgtgtgaccctgagcaagtcacttaaccctggttgtctcagtttcctcatctgtaaaatgagctggagaaggaaatggcaaaccactccaggatctctgcccagaaaaccccaaaagaggccatgaagagttggacatgactgaaacaactgaacaacagcagcaacaatttAGGGTGTTTGGAACTAGCAACTAGGAAAATaggggaaagcttcatggagaagaaGGTGTTTGAGGTGGATTTGGAAGGAACTAGGGATGCTAAGAagtgaaggagaggagagaaagcgtCCCATGGGGGAATAGCCAATTCAaggatgggagatggagtatcatgtgtTAGGAAGATCAAGTGAGGAATGTATAATAAGGCTGGCAAATGTAGGTTGGGCCCAGTTAGGAAGAACCTTAAGTGCAAAACaggagaatttatatttgatttggaGGGAATAGGGAGTCTTGGGAGTAGATGAATGATGTGGTCTAACTTGtgctttgttgtttttggttttgttatttcgtggagcaataagggttaagtgacttgtccccagggtcacacagctagtaagtatcaagtgtctgaggctggatttgaacttaggtcctcctgaatccagggctagtgctttatccactgtgccaactatctGGCTCTTGtgctttgttattgttattcagtcattttagttgtgtccaactctttgtggccccatttgggtattttttttttcgtaAAGATACAAGAGggtttttctatttctctcttccactcattttacagataggaaactgaggcaaacagggttaaatgacttgcccagggtcaggcagctagtaaatgtctgaggccagatttgaactcaggaacacaTGACATCTGTCCCTGAAGGCCAGTCTCCAGATGGGTCAGCCTAGGGTAGAGTCAGTCTCATCCATTCCTCACCCAAGGCCTAGATAGGGCTTAAGCAGTGCTGTGGAAGCCTACAGATCCTAaaaccttccttcccccaccctattAAAGAGAACTTCTGCTTACAATTCTGATCTGAGAAAGCAATTTCTTTGTGTCTTGAGGGTTTTTCAGTCCCTGGGAACCCTCCTTTAGAAAATAAACAGCTGGGGGTGAAGGTCTGGCTAAGCTATTTTCTGTTGATGTTTGATAGAACCCTAGTTGCCCAGAGCTGGGACATCTGAGAGTTTAATTGATTCTGATTCTTAATTTATTCAGGATATGCATCTCACCTTTGATCAGGATAGGTTCAGGCTATTGGTTCTCAGCTGCTTTTCATTGGCAGTTAGCACACTGCTGCTAGGCTCCACCACTAATTATAATTATTCTGCTTCTGCTTTTTTTCGTTACTGATCTTAAGATATCTTCCTGCCTTTTCCATTAGGTGCTGCATGTTTCATGTGTATTAGCTATTATGGGAGCTTAATTCCTACTCATAGCCTTGTTTCTATTGGAAAATGTGCTCCAAGTTCCAGACAAttgtctcctttatttttttatttatttttttgggggatggggcaatgagggttaagttgcccagggtcacacaggtagtaagtgtcaagtgtgtgaggctggtattgaactcaggtcctcctgaatccagggctggtgctttatccactgagccacctagtgaCCCTGACAATTGTCTCCTAAACACACCTTTGGAAAACAAAGCATTTTTGGAGTTGAACTGGACCATTTCTAGGGTCTGTCATAGCTTTGACGCCCTGGTTCTATATTCAAAGCTCTAAAATCCCATATTTAGAGGGGCCTTTCAGCTCTCACATTCTGCATCAGCCTTCTAAGTTCCCTCCCCTTGCTAATATTCAGCATGGTAAGTCCCTTAACATCTTGGATTCATTCTCTGCCATTCTACAGTTTTATCCTGGGAAAATCTCTGAGAGATATGGTCAGTACAATGGGaataagaaaaggggggggggtcagtgTGAGTTAAGGATGGTTATGGGATTCtttagggaaaaagagagaacagaGCTGAGAAATAAGGGGGGGGAAGGTTGTAGGTAGGTGGAGAAGGGCCAAACTAGGAGAGGATGATAGCATGAACAAAGACTCAGGTAATGTATCTGGCATTTTCAGgggattgttgttcagtcttgtctgactcttcatgaccccatttggggttttctggagcagtttgccatttctttctccagctcatttgacaaatgaggaaactgaggcaaacctggtgaagtgacttacccagggtcacaactgctagtaagtgtctgaggctggatttgaactcaggtcttcctgagtccagggcctggagctctatccactgtgccacctagctgcagtctTCAAGGTATAGTCAGGATCTAGTCTTGGCTACTGTGAAGGGTGGGTGTTAAAGAGtaaagggaacaaaaaaaaaaagaaagaaagaaagaaaggataacaCTGGATGCTCAGTTCTTCTCTATTCCACAGGGCCTCCAGTGAAAACCTATACCATGAACTGTGCTACTTCCTGTGACGAGGTTAAAGAGACAGTTTTGGAGATTATACCTCAAGGATTCAGTGGGGATGTGTCCTGTTGCAACACTGATCTGTGTAATGGTGTGGGTGGGATCAGGGGCAGCCCCTGGGCCCTGGCAGGGGCCCTCATCCTCAGCCTGATACCTGCCCTTCTCTGGGCTGGGCTGTGAGAACATTCCTTCCTCACCAGCCTCTTCTCACTAGACCTTCCTTTTGGTATGGAGCCCAGG includes:
- the LOC122735958 gene encoding lymphocyte antigen 6H-like isoform X1, encoding MKGTPQQWWRQQRTMEILLYVLLGTLLFVESAHCLQCLSCAGVNDLSSCRPKTCTAEETICAKAVLTSQLGPPVKTYTMNCATSCDEVKETVLEIIPQGFSGDVSCCNTDLCNGVGGIRGSPWALAGALILSLIPALLWAGL
- the LOC122735958 gene encoding lymphocyte antigen 6H-like isoform X2; amino-acid sequence: MEILLYVLLGTLLFVESAHCLQCLSCAGVNDLSSCRPKTCTAEETICAKAVLTSQLGPPVKTYTMNCATSCDEVKETVLEIIPQGFSGDVSCCNTDLCNGVGGIRGSPWALAGALILSLIPALLWAGL